A DNA window from Cobetia marina contains the following coding sequences:
- a CDS encoding siderophore-interacting protein — protein sequence MAKPAMRDLEVIRTQRVTEHMLRVTLGGENIGSLPEGQESAYIKLVFARGEGERPMMRTYTIRHQRATEIDVDFVLHEEAGPASVWAASARPGDSITIGGPGPRKLINMAADSFLLAGDMTALPAISVNLAELPVDARGHAIIEVPDAADIQTLEHPPGIELHWLINPQPDPEGQPLLEKVASLPRLEGQISVWAACEFGSMRALRAHLKQAYEIPKSHFYVSSYWKIGQSEDGHKLAKQQDAETEQAD from the coding sequence ATGGCCAAGCCCGCGATGCGAGACCTCGAGGTGATTCGTACCCAGCGTGTCACCGAACACATGTTGCGCGTGACGCTGGGGGGCGAGAATATCGGCTCCCTTCCCGAAGGCCAGGAGAGTGCCTACATCAAGCTGGTCTTCGCGCGTGGGGAAGGTGAGCGACCGATGATGCGCACCTACACCATTCGTCATCAGCGCGCGACCGAGATCGATGTCGATTTCGTGCTGCATGAAGAGGCAGGCCCGGCGTCTGTCTGGGCGGCCAGTGCCAGGCCGGGTGACAGCATCACCATCGGCGGCCCGGGGCCCAGGAAGTTGATCAACATGGCGGCCGACAGCTTCCTGCTGGCGGGTGACATGACGGCGTTGCCGGCGATCAGCGTCAATCTGGCCGAACTGCCGGTGGATGCCCGAGGACACGCCATCATTGAAGTGCCGGATGCGGCTGACATCCAGACGCTTGAGCACCCGCCGGGAATCGAGCTGCACTGGCTGATCAACCCGCAGCCAGACCCGGAAGGCCAGCCGCTGCTGGAGAAGGTTGCCTCGTTGCCGAGACTGGAAGGTCAGATCTCTGTCTGGGCGGCCTGTGAATTCGGCAGCATGCGTGCGCTACGTGCTCACCTCAAGCAGGCCTACGAGATTCCCAAGTCCCACTTCTATGTCTCGAGCTACTGGAAGATCGGTCAGTCAGAAGATGGTCACAAGCTGGCCAAGCAACAGGACGCCGAGACCGAGCAGGCGGACTGA
- a CDS encoding TonB-dependent receptor domain-containing protein — translation MHLRLHPLTAAVLSASTLTLGATSHALAGDMSTLVVSEDRLEQNVVISAEEIEERQARDLEDLFRAEPGVSVGGGIAIGQKVYVRGLEDTNLNVTIDGARQGGYLFHHTGRLTIDPALLKQAEVDTGPATADDGPGALGGSLRFETKDAQDLLKPGQDMGARVSVGTESAADATSGTTAFYGRLGENLGLMGYVSGRNSDDYEVGGGGEQEQTAGQQRGYLLKMSLLDVNDQDLRISAERTTDHGTYFTRPHMPSFSSQQPTYQEMERETFTVNHAWHPGNDLIDTKTTLYHTTQELDRVESGSTSRSREFGADVRNTFRLKTGDVAHALTTGVDFYDQDTRRSDDAGSSGPNNEDTSRNLGVYAQNRMTLGPWALSVGARLDDYDSDYGEAGSVSGSEVSPNAILSVDATDNLTLHAGYGEAIRGAKAREVILIGDDVTIAEGLEPERARQREIGLDWHQQDALTQGDRLGFALTGFHTDIENYQAYDRGSDPAVLYNLDGDVESRGYEASVNWGVGGYDTRLGYAKVVMKNNDGDPLGDEMNIGASTGDKWTWDHQYRLAHHDITLGYTLNAVERLERVAQGDEEKPGYVTHDIRAQWTPAAWQDLTLTLAVNNLFDKRYSDHSSYLLSSGDSMLEPGRDIRLGASYRF, via the coding sequence GTGCATCTCCGTCTCCATCCGCTTACCGCCGCCGTCCTTTCCGCCAGCACACTGACTCTCGGCGCCACGAGCCATGCGCTCGCCGGCGACATGTCCACGCTTGTCGTCAGCGAAGACCGTCTTGAACAGAATGTCGTGATCAGCGCCGAAGAGATCGAAGAACGCCAGGCTCGTGACCTGGAAGACCTCTTCCGTGCCGAACCGGGGGTCAGTGTCGGTGGCGGCATCGCCATCGGCCAGAAGGTCTATGTTCGTGGACTGGAAGACACCAACCTGAACGTCACCATCGATGGCGCGCGTCAGGGTGGCTATCTCTTCCACCATACCGGCCGACTGACCATTGACCCTGCCCTGCTCAAGCAGGCGGAAGTCGATACCGGCCCTGCGACGGCGGATGATGGCCCGGGGGCGCTTGGCGGCAGCCTCCGCTTCGAGACCAAGGATGCGCAGGATCTGCTCAAGCCCGGTCAGGATATGGGGGCGCGCGTCTCCGTCGGTACCGAGAGCGCGGCGGACGCCACCTCCGGCACCACGGCGTTCTATGGTCGTCTGGGAGAAAATCTCGGTCTGATGGGATATGTCAGTGGTCGCAACAGCGATGATTATGAGGTCGGCGGTGGCGGTGAGCAGGAGCAGACCGCAGGCCAGCAGCGCGGCTACCTGCTCAAGATGTCTCTGCTGGACGTCAATGATCAGGACCTGCGCATCAGTGCCGAGCGCACGACCGATCACGGCACCTACTTCACACGCCCTCACATGCCGAGCTTCAGCAGCCAGCAGCCGACCTATCAGGAAATGGAGCGTGAGACCTTTACCGTCAATCACGCCTGGCACCCGGGCAATGACCTGATCGATACGAAGACCACCCTCTATCACACCACCCAGGAACTGGATCGTGTCGAAAGTGGCAGCACCAGCCGCTCCCGCGAATTCGGCGCGGATGTTCGCAACACCTTCCGCCTCAAGACGGGTGATGTGGCGCATGCCCTGACGACCGGCGTGGACTTCTATGATCAGGACACCCGTCGCTCCGATGACGCAGGCAGCTCTGGCCCCAACAACGAAGACACCTCACGCAACCTGGGGGTCTACGCCCAGAACCGCATGACACTGGGCCCGTGGGCTCTGTCCGTTGGCGCGCGCCTGGATGACTACGACAGCGATTACGGCGAGGCCGGTAGCGTCAGTGGCAGCGAGGTCTCCCCCAACGCGATTCTGAGTGTCGATGCCACTGACAACCTGACCCTGCATGCCGGTTACGGCGAGGCCATCCGGGGTGCCAAGGCGCGGGAAGTGATCCTGATCGGGGATGACGTCACCATCGCGGAAGGACTGGAGCCGGAACGCGCTCGCCAGCGCGAGATCGGTCTCGATTGGCACCAGCAGGATGCGTTGACCCAGGGCGATCGCCTCGGCTTCGCGCTGACCGGCTTTCATACCGATATCGAGAACTACCAGGCCTATGATCGCGGCAGTGATCCGGCGGTGCTCTACAACCTGGATGGCGACGTCGAGAGTCGTGGCTATGAAGCCAGCGTGAACTGGGGAGTCGGTGGCTATGACACCCGCCTGGGCTACGCCAAGGTGGTGATGAAGAACAACGATGGCGACCCGCTGGGTGACGAGATGAACATCGGTGCCTCCACCGGCGACAAGTGGACCTGGGATCACCAGTACCGTCTTGCGCACCACGACATCACGCTGGGCTACACCCTCAATGCGGTGGAGCGCCTGGAGCGCGTGGCACAAGGCGATGAGGAAAAGCCGGGCTACGTGACGCACGACATCCGCGCCCAGTGGACACCGGCCGCCTGGCAGGATCTGACTCTGACCTTGGCGGTCAACAATCTGTTCGACAAGCGCTACAGCGATCACAGCAGCTACCTGCTCAGCAGTGGCGACAGCATGCTGGAGCCAGGTCGTGACATCCGGCTGGGTGCCAGCTACCGCTTCTGA
- a CDS encoding tripartite tricarboxylate transporter permease: MEFIAQVFSSFALLLDPVILFYVVAGFVIGTIFSAIPGLTATLALALLLPLTYSLDVTTALMACASIYMAGMCGGSITATTINIPGAPSSMMTALEGYPMQQRGEGALALGHASFGSMVGGSLGALLLIVLAPFIAEASLLVKTTGKCALIAFALIVIVVAQRGNIRKAGITACLGLMLATIGLDAMQPLARFTFGISELTAGIDLMPVIIGTFAISELLIQVGNRKKDAAIRQQLKASQQLKRRDFIPPLSAIREIGIGCYLKSTLIGYMVGTLPGAGGSMGGFLAYVETVRTSKKPESFGKGNPQGIAAAESANNAVCGGALVPMLTFGIPGDPVTAIVLGVLVINGIQPGPQLMASQSGLIAPMLASLLFSALILIPLTLYLMGPYFLRIVTIRKDVLYGAIALLAVVGSFVATYSVFQMMMTLVLGIVAYLMRKHDYPVITLLLGFILGPNLEEFLRRALTLSNGNPMTFITTPDSLFFVVLTVVFVYFLGIRKPVQLKQAAPEKAGSTG, encoded by the coding sequence ATGGAATTCATCGCTCAGGTATTTTCAAGCTTCGCCCTGCTGCTGGACCCGGTCATCCTGTTCTACGTGGTCGCCGGCTTCGTCATCGGCACCATCTTCTCGGCCATTCCGGGCCTGACCGCCACCCTGGCGCTCGCCCTGCTGTTGCCGCTGACCTATAGCCTGGACGTGACTACCGCCCTGATGGCGTGTGCCAGCATCTACATGGCCGGCATGTGTGGCGGCAGCATCACCGCCACCACCATCAACATCCCCGGTGCCCCCTCCTCGATGATGACGGCACTGGAAGGCTATCCCATGCAACAGCGTGGCGAAGGTGCCCTGGCACTGGGTCATGCCTCCTTCGGTTCGATGGTCGGCGGTAGCCTCGGCGCATTGCTGTTGATCGTGCTGGCACCGTTCATCGCCGAGGCCTCACTGCTGGTCAAGACCACCGGCAAGTGCGCGCTGATCGCCTTCGCGCTGATCGTGATCGTGGTCGCCCAGCGCGGCAACATCCGCAAGGCCGGCATCACCGCCTGCCTGGGCCTGATGCTGGCGACGATCGGGCTGGACGCCATGCAGCCACTGGCGCGCTTCACCTTCGGCATCAGTGAGCTGACTGCCGGGATCGACCTGATGCCGGTCATCATCGGCACCTTCGCCATCAGCGAGCTGCTGATCCAGGTCGGCAATCGCAAGAAGGACGCCGCCATCCGCCAGCAGCTCAAGGCCAGCCAACAGCTCAAGCGTCGTGATTTCATTCCGCCGCTGAGCGCCATTCGCGAGATCGGCATCGGCTGCTATCTGAAGTCGACGTTGATCGGCTACATGGTCGGCACCCTGCCCGGCGCAGGCGGTTCGATGGGCGGCTTCCTCGCCTACGTGGAAACCGTGCGCACCTCGAAGAAGCCCGAGAGCTTCGGCAAGGGCAATCCCCAGGGCATCGCCGCCGCCGAAAGTGCCAACAATGCCGTCTGTGGTGGCGCTCTGGTGCCGATGCTGACCTTCGGGATTCCGGGCGATCCGGTCACGGCCATCGTGCTGGGCGTACTGGTGATCAACGGCATCCAGCCGGGGCCGCAACTGATGGCGTCACAATCCGGACTGATCGCGCCGATGCTGGCCTCGCTGCTGTTCAGCGCCCTGATCCTGATTCCTCTGACGCTCTATCTGATGGGGCCCTACTTCCTGCGCATCGTCACCATCCGCAAGGACGTGCTCTACGGCGCCATCGCATTGCTGGCCGTCGTCGGCAGCTTCGTGGCCACCTACTCCGTGTTCCAGATGATGATGACTCTGGTGCTGGGCATCGTCGCCTACCTGATGCGCAAGCATGATTACCCGGTGATCACGCTGCTGCTCGGCTTCATTCTCGGCCCGAATCTGGAAGAGTTCCTGCGCCGCGCGCTGACGCTCTCCAACGGCAACCCGATGACCTTCATCACCACGCCGGACAGTCTGTTCTTCGTCGTGTTGACGGTGGTCTTCGTCTACTTCCTCGGTATCCGCAAGCCGGTGCAGTTGAAGCAGGCGGCCCCCGAGAAGGCAGGCTCGACGGGCTGA